In the genome of Halobacterium noricense, one region contains:
- a CDS encoding ABC transporter ATP-binding protein produces the protein MSLEGTTAERAERASEAGEEARSALFGDDLEVTYATAEEPVVTCDRVDIPEGEITAFVGPNGSGKSTLLKALSNHLDRDAGAVVLDGKDIQEYGQKELARELGLLSQENTSPGSITVEDLVYHGRYPHRGFFDAVTDEDREAVERAIDLAGVDHLREREVGGLSGGQKQLAWIAMVLAQEPDVLLLDEPTTYLDLHHQLRVMETIERLNEEDGVTVGVILHDIAQAARRADYLVALEDGAVYDWGPPVEVLTEELLSDVFGVDAAISYTPDPQIIPKGSLD, from the coding sequence GTGTCGCTCGAAGGAACCACCGCCGAGCGCGCGGAACGGGCGAGCGAGGCCGGCGAGGAGGCCCGTTCGGCGCTGTTCGGTGACGACCTCGAAGTGACCTACGCGACCGCCGAGGAGCCGGTCGTGACCTGCGACCGCGTCGACATCCCGGAAGGCGAGATTACCGCGTTCGTCGGGCCGAACGGCAGCGGGAAGTCGACGCTGCTGAAGGCGCTGTCGAACCACCTCGACCGCGACGCGGGCGCGGTCGTCCTCGACGGCAAGGACATCCAGGAGTACGGACAGAAGGAGCTCGCCCGCGAACTCGGCTTGCTCTCCCAGGAGAACACCTCGCCGGGCTCCATCACCGTCGAGGACCTCGTCTACCACGGGCGCTACCCGCACCGCGGGTTCTTCGACGCCGTGACCGACGAGGACCGCGAGGCGGTCGAGCGCGCCATCGACCTCGCGGGCGTCGACCACCTCCGCGAGCGCGAGGTCGGCGGGCTCAGCGGCGGACAGAAGCAGCTCGCGTGGATTGCGATGGTGCTCGCCCAGGAGCCGGACGTGTTGCTGCTCGACGAGCCGACGACGTACCTCGACCTCCACCACCAGTTGCGCGTGATGGAGACTATCGAGCGGCTCAACGAGGAGGACGGCGTCACGGTCGGCGTGATCCTCCACGACATCGCGCAGGCGGCGCGCCGCGCGGACTACCTCGTCGCGCTCGAAGACGGCGCGGTCTACGACTGGGGGCCGCCGGTCGAGGTGCTGACCGAGGAACTGCTCTCGGACGTGTTCGGCGTGGACGCGGCCATTTCGTACACGCCCGACCCCCAAATCATCCCGAAGGGGTCGCTGGACTGA